One Sporosarcina sp. FSL W8-0480 genomic window, TTTCGTATTACGAAGGAGTTGAGATGAATTGGATATTTGGTTGAAAACAATCATTTTTTTAAGTCCAGCCGTAATTGGCATTTTGGGGTCAATTATTTTTTTCTACCAAACAAAGCCTAAAGTCGTAGAAAGGAAGTAAAGTAGATTAGATTAGGGGGGATAGATTTGTTTAACGTCATTATTTTTAGTTTTTATATTGTAATGTTATTGGTGATTGGTTTTATTACATACTCTAAAACGAAGTCATCTGTTGACTATTCATTAGCGGGACGGACAAACAATAAATGGGTGACGGCAATTTCCGCATCGTCTTCTGATATGAGTGGTTGGTTATTATTAGGTTTGCCGGGATTAGCTTTTATTTCTGGGTATGGGGCGATTTGGACACTGTTCGGTTTGATTCTTGGGTCATTATTCAACTGGACAGTTGTTGCTAATCGACTTAGAACAATTACTGCGCATTATGATGCGGTTTCACTTGCCGAGTTTTTCGAAAAGAGGGTAAACGATAAAAAAGGCCTGATTGCTATTTTATCTGCCATTATTATTGTTTTATTTATGATCATTAATGCATCAGCGGAGATTATCGGTAGTGGTAAGCTTCTTACGGAGGCATTTGGATTAACATATACAACCGGTATTGTTATTTCTTTAATCGTCGTCTTAATTTATACGTTTTTAGGTGGCTATCTGGCGGTGAGTTGGAGCAACTTGATACAGGGGACAATAATGTTGATTGCACTTCTTGTTGTTCCAATAGCTGGTATCCTATCGATTGGTGGGGTGAATAATCTTTTCGATTCAATTCAGTCGATTGATCCGAATATGTTGACCTTTACGGGCGGTGATGCGGCGGCCTTTGCAATATTCGGTTTCGTAATTAGTGGATTGGGAATCGGAGTCGGCTATCCAGGGCAGCCGCATGTCCTGACAAGTTTCATGGCCATTAAAAATCCAGATGAGACAAGACATTCCACAGTAATTGCAATTACTTGGATAGCGCTTACAACGTATGGAGCAGTACTCATCGGTATGATTGGTCGAGTGCTTGCCCCTGACATTGCGGATCCTGAAACGGTATTTCTCGCCATGACAAAGGTATTGTTTTCAAGCAACACCATTGGATTATTCGCAGCCGCTGTGATGGCCGCCATTTTATCATCAGTTAGTGCATATTTGTTAGTAGCTGGGGCTTCTGTATCTACTAATGTCTATCGGAAGTTTAAAAAGGAAAACCAAAATTCATTAATTGTAGAAAGAATTTCTGTTTTTGTAATTGGTGTCCTTGCATTCGTCATGTCCATGGCTGGCGGAGTAGTCTTCGAAGTCGCACTGTTTGCTTGGGGTGGTTTGGCAGCAAGTTTCGGTCCCTTTATACTTGCATCTCTTTATTGGAAAAAGCTTAACTATAAAGGCGCCGTTTGGAGTATGATTGTCGGAATGGTTGTGAACCTGATCTGGTATTATAGCGGTTTGTCCGACTATGTTTACGAGTTAATACCTGCCATCATATTGAGTACATTAACTCTGATCATTGTCAGCTTAGCCACAAAAGGGCCGGACGAGAAGACTCAAAAGTCGTACGAGGGATATTTACAATCTATTAAAAAGTGAAAGTAGGGATATCTATGAAGAAACTTTCAGCTAAGGATAATACAATTTTCGCATTCTCAAAAAACAACGAACCGGCTATTTATGTAGACAGCGGTGAAACGATCGAAGTCGAAACGATGGATGGACTGTCCAATCAAATTCGGGAGGAAAAGGATACGATTGAGGCACTTGATTGGAATCGGGTTAACCCAGCCACAGGTCCCATTTACGTAAATCAAGCGAAAAAAGGCGATACACTAAAGATTACAATCGAAAAGATCAATATTGATAACCAAGGAGTACTACTAACAGGACCTAATCTCGGGATGTTAGGCGATGAAATTGGCGAAATGACCAAAAGGATCGTTCAGATTAAAGACGATCAAGTCATCTTCAATAATAAACTTTCATTTCCTATCACTAAGATGATCGGCGTGATCGGTGTGGCACCGGAACACAAAGATATTCCTTGCGGCACACCTGATTCACATGGTGGAAATATGGATACTACGATTATTAAAGAAGAATCCGTCCTGTATTTACCTGTTTTTGTCGACGGGGCCTTGCTTGCCTTAGGAGATTTTCACGGAGCAATGGGTGACGGTGAAATCTGCGGAACCGGAGTAGAGATTGCGGGCTCCGCTGTCTTGAAGATCGAAGTAGTAAAAGACCACACCATTGAACATCCAATCGTAAAATATGAAGAAGGTATTTCTTTCATTGTTTCAAAGGAAACATTGGACGACTCAGTTAAAGAAGCAACGAAACAAGCCGTCCACTTCCTAAAGGACAACACGGATTTAAGTCTCGAAGACGCTGCTATGCTGATGAGCGCAGTTGGTCAGGCGCAAATCAGCCAAGTGGTTGACCCCTTAATGACAGCACGTTTCTTAATTCCACAATTTGTATTAGATACGTATGAAATTAAATCGTTCTGATGCTGTATGAAAGTAAGCAAAACGAATGGCCCCTATCAATTTATTGACGGGGGCCATTTTGACGTTAGTTACAATTCAGCCGTGCACACGTACCTAAAACACCTCCCGCATTTTCCGTAACAACTGTTCCCGCCTTTTCTTCACACCCGACACGGAAATACCAAACCTCTTTGTTTTTGAGGTACCTTTACAAAACGCTCATGCCGCATTCTCAATAATTTGCTGAATATATTCCATTGTTTTCTGCTCGGCTTCTTCCAATGTGTAGTCCATTCGATTGTTTAATATATTTGTTAGCATCCCTTGCCATAGCAATATTGTCATTTCGTTGAGAGAATCGACTAATTGCTCGTTGATTTGTCCTTCTTTTGCCGCTTGCTGCAGTAGTGATTTCCCGCGTTTTGTTACGTTCCGTTCAAAGAGGATCGGTTTCAATTCATCGGGGATGTGGATCAGGTCCGATGGGTACATTTCGTAATAGCGTTCGATCAGCGTTTCGGGATGGTCGTCGAGATCCATGATGAATACCGCGTGGAAAATGGCGGGTTGCTGGAAGGAATGTTTGCAGAAACACTCCCATGATAGAATATATTTCTCCAAAGGGGTCTTTCCCCTGTTCATATAGACCGAGACGTCGTCCGTATATCCTTTCAGTAGCTTCATGGATGCGAAGAAGATCAGATGTGACACTTCTTTAAAATAGTTGTAAATGGTGGCACTGTTGTATCCGGCACGGTCGGCGACTTTCCGAATGGTTACTTGATCGATGCCTTCTTCCTCTATAATTTCAACGGTTGCTTCGATGAAATACTTCCACATTCTACTCATTTGAATTTTTTTATTGCCCATACCTTTACACCCCGTCTTTTCGTTTATACAATTCTCATTTTATATCAGTATACAATATTTACATATTTGTTTTTCGAGAATTCGATTGTTCTTACTATTTTACTGTGATAGAATAATCATCATTAATAAATAATCATGATTAGTATATCTTATCTGATTATTGGTGTCATATAAAATTAGTGCAACAAGTTTTTTCAACAAGCAACAATCGATGTTTTGTTGAAAGCGGTTGCAGTGGTGGATGATGACCAAGTACTAGTGTTAGAAATTAAAAATGGGAGTGGTGAAAATGAAGCGGGTTCGAATCGATCCATTTATCTTTTGGGCATCTATCGTCGCGATTGTAGCTGCAACAATTTTGCTTGTTGTCAACCGGTCGACGGCGGAACCTTATTTGGATAATTTGATGACGTCAATTACGTTTAAGATGGACTGGGCATTTCAGTTCTTAACAATTGGTTTATTCGTCTTATTAATCTGGTTGGCATTCAGCCGATATGGAAAAATCAAATTAGGAGAAGGCAAGCCTGAGTTTTCATCGTTTAGCTGGGGAGCAATGCTTTTCACCGCAGGTATGGGGACAAGCATCATGTATTGGTCAATGATGGAGCCCATTTTCTACTTTACGGGGCCACCATTCGGGATTGAACCGGAAAGTAATGAAGCTGCTGAGTGGGCATTGACGTATGGGTTATTCCATTGGGGCATCTCAGCATGGTCGCTATACGCTTTTCCGACGGTCGTCATTGCGTACTCGTATTTCATCAAGAAACGTCCGTCTTTAAAAATGAGTGTGGCGCTTAGCGGTGCGCTTGGGAAATATGCGGACGGTTGGCTTGGGAAATTTATCGATATACTTGTCATTTGGAGTCTGGTCGGTGGACTCGGAACTTCACTTGGATTAGGGGTGCCGATGGTATCGGCGGTTGTTGGCAGTATCTTTGGCATTGAGCAATCCCTGACTTTGGACGCGATTATCGTTATTTGTATTACAGTCATTTATTCAGCGAGTGCTTACTTAGGTCTTCATAAAGGGATCCGCCGTTTGAGTGATTTGAACGTCTACCTCGCATTGGCGCTTGCAATTTTTGTCTTCATAGCCGGACCGACATTGTTCATCCTGACCTATTTTACAAACAGTTTCGGTTTGATGATCCAAAACTTTGCAATGATGAGTTTCTCTACGGATCCGATTGGCAAGGGCGGATTCCCTCAAGGTTGGACAGTTTTCTATTGGGCATGGTTTGCGGCAACCGCACCGTTCTTGGGTCTATTTGTTGCAAGGATTTCAAAAGGGCGGACAATCCGGGAATTGATCGTCCATATGCTTCTATGGGGTTCGATTGGCGGTTGGATTTACTTCATGGTGTTCGGCGGATACACAATGAATTTACAGTTGCAAGATATCATTCCGATAAAAGATATTTTGGCTGATAGCGGTGGTCCAGCTGCAGTCGTAGCCGTCTTGAAATCATTGCCGTTAAGTGCAATTGTATTGCCATTCTTCGTCGTACTTGCTGTCATCTTCCTTTCTACATCGATGGACTCTGCGACATATATTCTTGCTGCAATCGCAACAAAAGAACTTGGAGATGGACAGGAGCCCGCAAGATGGCATCGCATGGTATGGGGAGCAATCCTTGCAACGATTTCGATTTCATTGCTGCTGATCGGCGGATTACGGGTCATTCAAACTTCAGCGATAGTCGTTTCAGTTCCGATTTATATTTTCTATCTCTTGCTCGTCGTATCTTTATTAAGATGGCTGAAGCAGGATTTTCCAAAAGCTTAAGCAGGATATCACCAAGGAGGGTTTCATAATGGTTTTTAACGTTCGTGAGTCAAACCGAATAATTCGTACAGAGTTTCCAAGGAAAGTTACGGAGATGAATAATATTTGGATACCGATGTCAGACGGCACACGGCTTTCAGCACGTATTTGGTTGCCGGAAGATGCGGTGGATAATCCCGTTCCAGCGATCCTTGAATACATCCCGTATCGAAAGGATGACTTCACTGCACTTCGAGATTCTTTGCGGCACCCGTATTTTGCAGGTCACGGGTATGCAAGTATCCGGGTTGACTTGAGGGGATCTGGTGACTCGGAAGGAATTATGTATGATGAATATTTGAAACAGGAACAGGATGATGCCTTGGAAGTCCTCACTTGGATATCCGAACAACCTTGGTTTACAGGCGGCATCGGCATGATCGGTAAATCATGGGGCGGTTTTAATGGTCTCCAAGTGGCTGCGAGGCGCCATCCTTCATTAAAAGCGGTCATTACACTTTGTTCGACAGATGATCGTTATGC contains:
- a CDS encoding sodium/proline symporter; this translates as MFNVIIFSFYIVMLLVIGFITYSKTKSSVDYSLAGRTNNKWVTAISASSSDMSGWLLLGLPGLAFISGYGAIWTLFGLILGSLFNWTVVANRLRTITAHYDAVSLAEFFEKRVNDKKGLIAILSAIIIVLFMIINASAEIIGSGKLLTEAFGLTYTTGIVISLIVVLIYTFLGGYLAVSWSNLIQGTIMLIALLVVPIAGILSIGGVNNLFDSIQSIDPNMLTFTGGDAAAFAIFGFVISGLGIGVGYPGQPHVLTSFMAIKNPDETRHSTVIAITWIALTTYGAVLIGMIGRVLAPDIADPETVFLAMTKVLFSSNTIGLFAAAVMAAILSSVSAYLLVAGASVSTNVYRKFKKENQNSLIVERISVFVIGVLAFVMSMAGGVVFEVALFAWGGLAASFGPFILASLYWKKLNYKGAVWSMIVGMVVNLIWYYSGLSDYVYELIPAIILSTLTLIIVSLATKGPDEKTQKSYEGYLQSIKK
- a CDS encoding acetamidase/formamidase family protein, coding for MKKLSAKDNTIFAFSKNNEPAIYVDSGETIEVETMDGLSNQIREEKDTIEALDWNRVNPATGPIYVNQAKKGDTLKITIEKINIDNQGVLLTGPNLGMLGDEIGEMTKRIVQIKDDQVIFNNKLSFPITKMIGVIGVAPEHKDIPCGTPDSHGGNMDTTIIKEESVLYLPVFVDGALLALGDFHGAMGDGEICGTGVEIAGSAVLKIEVVKDHTIEHPIVKYEEGISFIVSKETLDDSVKEATKQAVHFLKDNTDLSLEDAAMLMSAVGQAQISQVVDPLMTARFLIPQFVLDTYEIKSF
- a CDS encoding TetR/AcrR family transcriptional regulator, yielding MGNKKIQMSRMWKYFIEATVEIIEEEGIDQVTIRKVADRAGYNSATIYNYFKEVSHLIFFASMKLLKGYTDDVSVYMNRGKTPLEKYILSWECFCKHSFQQPAIFHAVFIMDLDDHPETLIERYYEMYPSDLIHIPDELKPILFERNVTKRGKSLLQQAAKEGQINEQLVDSLNEMTILLWQGMLTNILNNRMDYTLEEAEQKTMEYIQQIIENAA
- a CDS encoding BCCT family transporter; the protein is MKRVRIDPFIFWASIVAIVAATILLVVNRSTAEPYLDNLMTSITFKMDWAFQFLTIGLFVLLIWLAFSRYGKIKLGEGKPEFSSFSWGAMLFTAGMGTSIMYWSMMEPIFYFTGPPFGIEPESNEAAEWALTYGLFHWGISAWSLYAFPTVVIAYSYFIKKRPSLKMSVALSGALGKYADGWLGKFIDILVIWSLVGGLGTSLGLGVPMVSAVVGSIFGIEQSLTLDAIIVICITVIYSASAYLGLHKGIRRLSDLNVYLALALAIFVFIAGPTLFILTYFTNSFGLMIQNFAMMSFSTDPIGKGGFPQGWTVFYWAWFAATAPFLGLFVARISKGRTIRELIVHMLLWGSIGGWIYFMVFGGYTMNLQLQDIIPIKDILADSGGPAAVVAVLKSLPLSAIVLPFFVVLAVIFLSTSMDSATYILAAIATKELGDGQEPARWHRMVWGAILATISISLLLIGGLRVIQTSAIVVSVPIYIFYLLLVVSLLRWLKQDFPKA